The Trichosurus vulpecula isolate mTriVul1 chromosome 3, mTriVul1.pri, whole genome shotgun sequence genome includes a window with the following:
- the LOC118844922 gene encoding ubiquitin-conjugating enzyme E2 N-like — MSRLSHRIVKEIQGLLAESVPGIKAEPDEINARHFHVVIAGPQDSPFEGGTFKLELFLPEEYPMAAPKVRFITKIYHPNVDKLGRICLDILKDKWSPVLQILTVLLSIQALLSAPNPDDPLANDVAEQWKTNEAQALETAREWTRLYAMNNI, encoded by the coding sequence ATGTCCAGGCTGTCCCACAGGATTGTCAAGGAAATCCAGGGTTTACTGGCAGAATCGGTCCCTGGAATAAAAGCAGAACCCGATGAAATCAACGCACGTCATTTTCATGTGGTCATTGCAGGCCCACAGGATTCTCCTTTTGAAGGAGGGACTTTTAAACTTGAACTTTTCCTTCCAGAAGAATACCCAATGGCAGCTCCTAAAGTACGTTTCATAACCAAAATTTATCACCCTAATGTGGATAAGTTGGGAAGAATTTGTTTAGATATTTTGAAAGATAAATGGTCTCCAGTGCTACAGATCCTCACAGTTCTACTTTCAATCCAGGCTTTGTTAAGTGCCCCCAATCCAGATGATCCATTAGCAAATGATGTAGCGGAGCAGTGGAAGACCAATGAAGCTCAAGCCTTAGAAACAGCCAGAGAATGGACGAGGCTCTATGCTatgaataatatttaa